In a genomic window of Pontibacter liquoris:
- a CDS encoding sialate O-acetylesterase — protein sequence MKRNLSPFLLLTFALLLCSIPSVQAVTLPAIFGDHMVLQQKADVKIWGWAKPGEEVTVTPSWDNQSLKTKASNQAQWALTLQTPAVGGPYTITVKGYNTIRIEDVLLGEVWLCSGQSNMEWSARVGIDSAAQEIPKADYPSIRFFSVSHRTADAPQLDLNGHWVVCTPETMPDFSAVGYFFGKELHRQLNVPVGLINSSWGGTPAEIWVSNETISENPLLAASAARLPQEEWGPKDPGKAYNAMIAPLIPFRLAGALWYQGETNTVDPANYVRLLPALIQNWRGAWGYDFPFYYVQIAPYTYDADAGVALRDAQRRAMAVPNTGMAVISDIGNIQNIHPTNKHDVGKRLANWALSKTYGRKDVPVSGPLYRSMKVEGAKVQLYFDYADGLKAKGKALQDFEVAGPDMQFVKAEAKITGNTVVVQAKGVKRPVAVRYGWRNTALPELTNKSGLPASAFRTDDWPQSK from the coding sequence ATGAAACGTAATCTATCTCCTTTCCTGCTTTTAACTTTTGCCCTGCTGCTCTGCAGCATACCTTCTGTTCAGGCCGTTACGCTGCCCGCCATTTTTGGGGACCACATGGTGCTACAGCAAAAGGCCGACGTAAAAATATGGGGCTGGGCAAAGCCCGGCGAAGAAGTAACCGTAACCCCGAGTTGGGATAATCAATCGCTTAAAACAAAAGCAAGCAACCAGGCGCAGTGGGCATTAACGTTGCAAACACCCGCGGTAGGCGGTCCTTACACCATCACTGTAAAAGGCTATAACACCATCCGGATAGAAGATGTGCTGCTGGGCGAAGTATGGCTTTGCTCCGGGCAGTCGAACATGGAGTGGTCTGCCAGAGTCGGCATTGATAGCGCCGCGCAGGAAATCCCGAAAGCCGATTATCCTTCCATCCGGTTCTTCAGCGTGAGCCACCGCACGGCTGATGCCCCGCAGTTGGACCTGAACGGCCACTGGGTAGTATGCACACCCGAAACAATGCCGGATTTCAGTGCCGTGGGCTACTTCTTCGGAAAGGAACTGCACCGGCAGCTGAATGTGCCCGTGGGTTTGATCAACAGCAGCTGGGGTGGCACGCCGGCCGAGATCTGGGTGAGCAACGAAACAATTTCGGAAAACCCGCTGCTGGCTGCCTCGGCTGCCAGACTGCCGCAGGAAGAATGGGGGCCGAAAGACCCCGGCAAAGCCTATAACGCCATGATCGCGCCGCTCATTCCCTTTCGCCTTGCCGGAGCGCTCTGGTACCAGGGCGAAACGAACACAGTAGACCCAGCCAATTATGTGCGGCTACTGCCGGCGCTAATCCAAAACTGGCGAGGTGCCTGGGGCTATGACTTTCCGTTCTACTATGTGCAGATCGCGCCTTATACCTATGATGCCGATGCGGGCGTGGCGCTCCGGGATGCGCAGCGCCGGGCTATGGCGGTGCCCAACACAGGGATGGCCGTGATCAGCGACATCGGCAACATCCAGAACATACACCCTACCAACAAGCACGACGTGGGCAAGCGCCTGGCCAACTGGGCCCTGAGCAAAACCTATGGCCGCAAGGACGTGCCTGTGTCGGGGCCGCTGTACCGCAGCATGAAAGTAGAAGGCGCCAAGGTGCAGCTATACTTCGATTATGCCGATGGATTGAAAGCGAAGGGCAAAGCGCTGCAGGACTTTGAAGTGGCCGGCCCCGACATGCAGTTTGTAAAAGCTGAAGCTAAAATTACGGGCAATACCGTGGTGGTGCAGGCAAAAGGCGTGAAACGCCCGGTGGCGGTGCGGTATGGCTGGCGCAACACGGCCCTGCCTGAGCTGACAAACAAATCCGGGTTGCCGGCTTCTGCGTTCCGCACCGACGACTGGCCGCAGAGCAAGTAG
- a CDS encoding hybrid sensor histidine kinase/response regulator transcription factor yields the protein MRPERWILFVLLFLGARLQAFAALPEQYRFSLIDINSGLSNNQVKCFLKDTNGFLWIGTAAGLNRYDGYKLKVFTYHSNDTTSLGSNDILKLSEGPDGRIWVQTPQGTNVYDPATETFLRSPNQLLLQYGIPAGPVRDILKDKEGYFWFAVAGQGLTRYDARRHTSRRLKHTFPAKSSLSTDYVSAMGQTTAGDLWVVHSNGILERLDLKTQQVVERSDAIYRKYSQEMRSYALTLDSDNDLWLYAREKESGVYFYNQAAKSLEHFHKNAARLPLNNNQVRGIAEAAKGRIWIGTDHGGINVIDKKNMTVQYIRRNEEVANSLAHNSINALYKDPEGIIWVGTFKKGVNYYHQNNIRFPLISHQASVKESLPFDDVNVFVEDDKANLWIGTNGDGLLYLDRATGAYTRYRHDATNPNSLPNDVIVSLLLDKDKTLWVGTYLGGLVKYDGRTFKQYKNDPSDPASLSDNSVWELYQDGRGTVWAGTLHGGLEQYDPKTDSFRHSASSGGEYPVHCDYVSSITEDSHGNLWVGGGNGVDVFNKQTGKSTYFYHDPRNPKSLVSNNITYIRRDQRNNIWVGTAEGLDLYNAQDGSFRHFTTADGLPSNTIVAILEDDNRNLWLSTPNGLSNLVVRHQGGSDQYSFRNYDELDGLQGKAFNENAALKTSKGELLFGGPNGFNLFRPEQIQKNTLVPRIVFTDFQLFNKSIPINRPVQGRVILPKALSDTRSITLKHDENVFSIEFAALNFFHPEKNKYRYQLEGFDKEWHTVDNSNRRVTYTNLDPGVYTFKVMAANNDGVWNKAAANMTIAVLAPFWQTKEALVLYVILAAVLLVLARKLELHRAETKFLLEQERREARQLHDLDRMKIKFFTNMSHEFRTPITLILAPIEKLLKTTTDPGQQQQFQMINKNARRLLHMVNQLLDFRKIAVEELGLNASEGDVVAFVSETVQSFSDLSDKKNIPLTFTSGLKELQTSFDADKLEKVLFNLLSNAFKFTPDGGRIDVTLACHDTASLSEGLKMLEIKVKDTGIGIARENHQKVFEQFYREVLPPHLVNQGSGIGLAITHEFVKVQGGTITLESAPGLGSTFTVTIPVKEISPVVMVAEYSGETMTEENAVAVEETAGEGESSKPHPAGFAQDLPVVLVVEDNEDFRYYLKDNLKGHFNILEAHDGKEGWQKALAYLPDLVVSDLMMPEMNGMELCKKLKGDSRTLHIPFVLLTAHTSEEKKLKGLNIGANDYITKPFNFDLLLSRIRNLITQRELLQKVFEKKISVQTSQQNIVSLDDKLIQKAIRYVEENLADPDLSVEVLSRELGVSRVHLYKKMVAITGQSPVEFIRKIRLQHAAQFLEKSQLTVAEVAYKVGFNNRKYFTKYFKEAYKILPSHYAEARQKAEQD from the coding sequence ATGCGCCCTGAAAGATGGATTTTATTTGTGTTGCTTTTCCTGGGTGCCCGTTTGCAGGCGTTTGCGGCCTTACCCGAGCAGTATAGGTTCTCCCTGATCGATATTAACAGCGGCCTGTCCAACAATCAGGTCAAGTGCTTTTTAAAAGACACTAATGGCTTTCTGTGGATCGGCACGGCCGCCGGCCTTAACCGCTACGATGGCTACAAGCTCAAGGTGTTTACCTACCACTCCAACGACACCACCTCGCTGGGGAGCAATGATATTCTGAAGCTTTCCGAAGGACCCGATGGCCGCATCTGGGTGCAGACACCGCAAGGAACGAACGTGTATGACCCCGCCACAGAGACGTTTTTGCGCAGCCCCAACCAGCTGCTGCTGCAGTATGGCATTCCGGCCGGCCCTGTGCGCGATATCCTGAAAGACAAAGAAGGATACTTCTGGTTTGCGGTGGCCGGGCAGGGGCTTACCAGGTATGATGCGCGGCGGCATACTTCGCGCCGCCTTAAACATACTTTCCCAGCAAAAAGCAGCCTCAGCACCGATTATGTTTCGGCAATGGGCCAGACCACGGCTGGCGATCTGTGGGTGGTGCACAGCAACGGCATATTGGAGCGGCTCGACTTGAAAACGCAGCAGGTAGTGGAACGCAGCGATGCCATTTACCGGAAGTATAGCCAGGAAATGCGCTCTTATGCCCTCACCCTAGACAGCGACAATGATTTGTGGCTGTATGCGCGCGAAAAGGAAAGCGGCGTATACTTCTACAACCAGGCTGCTAAATCGCTTGAGCACTTCCATAAAAACGCTGCCCGCCTGCCGTTAAACAACAACCAGGTACGCGGTATAGCCGAGGCTGCCAAAGGCAGGATCTGGATCGGCACCGACCATGGCGGCATCAACGTGATCGATAAAAAAAACATGACGGTGCAATACATCCGCCGCAATGAGGAAGTGGCCAACAGCCTGGCCCATAACAGTATCAATGCGCTTTATAAAGACCCGGAAGGCATTATCTGGGTCGGCACGTTTAAAAAGGGCGTCAACTACTACCATCAGAACAATATCCGGTTCCCGCTCATCAGCCACCAGGCGTCTGTAAAGGAAAGCCTGCCGTTTGATGATGTGAACGTGTTTGTGGAAGATGACAAAGCTAACCTGTGGATCGGCACCAACGGCGATGGCCTGCTTTACCTCGACAGGGCCACGGGCGCTTATACCCGCTACCGGCACGATGCTACTAACCCCAACAGCCTCCCGAATGATGTGATCGTGAGCCTGCTGCTTGATAAAGACAAAACGCTCTGGGTCGGCACTTACCTGGGTGGTCTGGTAAAGTATGACGGGCGCACGTTCAAACAGTATAAAAACGATCCTTCGGACCCCGCCAGCTTATCCGATAACAGTGTGTGGGAGTTGTACCAGGACGGGCGCGGCACCGTCTGGGCCGGGACGCTGCACGGTGGTCTGGAGCAGTATGACCCGAAAACAGACAGCTTCCGGCATTCGGCTAGCAGCGGCGGCGAATACCCGGTCCACTGCGATTATGTGTCGTCCATTACCGAAGATAGCCACGGTAACTTGTGGGTGGGTGGCGGCAATGGCGTGGACGTGTTTAACAAACAAACCGGCAAGAGTACCTACTTTTACCATGATCCGCGCAACCCGAAAAGCCTTGTCAGCAACAACATCACCTACATCCGGCGCGACCAGCGCAATAACATCTGGGTCGGAACGGCAGAAGGGCTGGACCTTTATAACGCGCAGGACGGTTCTTTCCGCCATTTTACCACCGCCGATGGCCTGCCCAGCAACACCATTGTAGCCATATTGGAAGACGACAACCGCAACCTGTGGCTGAGTACGCCAAACGGCCTGAGCAACCTGGTGGTTCGCCATCAGGGCGGCAGCGACCAGTATAGCTTCCGGAACTATGATGAACTGGATGGCCTGCAGGGGAAAGCCTTTAACGAGAATGCCGCTTTAAAAACAAGCAAGGGCGAACTGCTTTTCGGGGGGCCGAACGGCTTTAACCTGTTCCGGCCGGAGCAGATCCAAAAAAATACCCTTGTGCCCCGCATCGTGTTCACCGACTTCCAGCTTTTCAACAAAAGTATCCCCATCAACAGGCCGGTGCAGGGCCGTGTCATTCTGCCCAAAGCCCTGTCCGATACCCGAAGCATCACGCTGAAGCATGACGAAAATGTTTTCTCGATCGAGTTTGCCGCGCTGAACTTCTTTCATCCCGAAAAAAACAAGTACCGCTACCAGCTCGAGGGCTTCGACAAGGAATGGCATACAGTAGACAATAGCAACCGCCGCGTAACGTACACCAATCTGGACCCGGGCGTGTATACCTTCAAGGTGATGGCCGCCAACAACGACGGCGTCTGGAACAAAGCGGCTGCCAACATGACAATTGCGGTGCTGGCGCCTTTCTGGCAGACAAAAGAAGCCCTGGTGCTTTACGTTATACTGGCCGCTGTGCTTCTGGTGCTTGCCCGTAAGCTGGAGCTGCACCGCGCCGAGACCAAATTCTTACTTGAGCAGGAGCGGCGCGAAGCCCGGCAGCTGCATGACCTCGACCGGATGAAGATCAAGTTCTTCACCAACATGAGCCATGAGTTCCGCACCCCCATCACGCTGATCCTGGCGCCCATCGAGAAGCTGCTCAAAACCACCACCGACCCCGGGCAGCAGCAACAATTCCAGATGATCAACAAAAATGCCCGGCGCCTGCTGCACATGGTAAACCAGCTGCTCGATTTCCGGAAGATCGCCGTGGAGGAACTGGGTCTGAATGCGTCGGAAGGTGATGTGGTGGCGTTTGTATCCGAAACGGTACAGTCGTTTAGTGATTTGTCGGATAAGAAAAATATCCCGCTGACGTTCACCTCCGGTCTCAAGGAACTGCAGACCTCGTTTGATGCCGACAAGCTGGAAAAGGTGTTGTTCAATCTGCTCTCGAATGCCTTTAAGTTTACGCCTGACGGGGGCCGCATTGATGTGACGCTTGCTTGCCACGACACGGCCTCCTTGTCGGAAGGCCTGAAGATGCTGGAAATAAAAGTGAAGGACACCGGCATTGGCATTGCCCGCGAAAACCACCAGAAAGTATTTGAACAATTTTACCGCGAAGTGTTGCCACCACACCTTGTCAACCAAGGCAGTGGCATCGGCCTGGCCATAACGCATGAATTTGTAAAAGTACAGGGCGGCACGATCACCCTGGAGAGTGCCCCGGGCCTGGGTAGCACGTTTACTGTCACCATACCTGTAAAAGAGATTAGCCCGGTGGTGATGGTAGCCGAATACAGCGGGGAGACTATGACGGAGGAAAATGCTGTTGCAGTAGAGGAAACGGCGGGCGAGGGAGAAAGCAGCAAACCGCACCCTGCAGGGTTTGCTCAAGACCTGCCGGTGGTGTTGGTGGTAGAGGATAACGAAGACTTCCGGTATTACCTGAAAGATAACCTGAAAGGACATTTTAATATACTCGAAGCCCACGACGGCAAGGAGGGCTGGCAGAAAGCGCTGGCCTACCTGCCCGACCTGGTGGTGAGCGACCTGATGATGCCGGAAATGAACGGCATGGAGCTCTGTAAAAAGCTAAAAGGTGATTCCCGCACCCTTCATATCCCGTTTGTGCTGCTCACGGCGCATACGTCGGAAGAAAAAAAGCTCAAAGGCCTCAACATCGGCGCCAACGATTACATCACCAAGCCTTTTAATTTCGACCTGCTGCTCTCCCGCATCCGCAACCTGATCACGCAGCGCGAACTGCTGCAGAAGGTGTTCGAGAAAAAGATCAGCGTACAGACGAGCCAGCAAAACATCGTGTCGTTGGATGATAAGCTGATCCAGAAAGCGATCCGCTATGTGGAGGAGAACCTAGCCGATCCGGACCTGTCGGTTGAAGTGCTGAGCCGCGAACTGGGCGTAAGCCGCGTGCATCTCTACAAAAAGATGGTGGCCATCACCGGGCAGTCGCCGGTGGAGTTTATCCGCAAGATCAGACTGCAGCATGCAGCGCAGTTCCTGGAAAAGAGCCAGCTCACCGTAGCCGAAGTGGCCTACAAGGTCGGCTTTAACAACCGGAAATACTTTACCAAATATTTTAAGGAAGCCTACAAAATCCTGCCCTCGCATTACGCTGAAGCCCGGCAAAAAGCAGAACAGGACTAA
- a CDS encoding TIM-barrel domain-containing protein gives MKSKSTLGLLLLLAFSAFGGPIKGFKKVADGVVVELEKADAASPQFVKLQVVSDRIVHVTASPAQLPTESKSLMVVHTGKATTDWQLTEDKQGLLLTTKQLQARVAAATGEVTFLDAQGKVLLQEATQTDKAFTPVTLDKDQSYRLERSFKAADGEAYYGLGQHQAGLMNYRGWQVDLTQYNSVAVVPFMVSSRNYGILWDNNSITKFGDVRPYQPLSTFKLYTKDNKPGGLTATYTSDPKSGKAPIVRLENDINYEFLEDQNKFPEGYKLEGGHVTWEGFIEPDASGEFHFSMPASGYLKVWIDSELLLDRWREAWNPGLSVFTQELTKGRRHPFRIEWNPDGGQSYIALRYLTPQTPEERSRVAFASEAGDAIDYYFVQGRNLDDVISGYRTLTGAAQVMPKWVMGFWQSRERYKTQQELLDVVQEYRRRHIPLDNIVLDWSYWKEDQWGSHEFDASRFPDPDGMIRQLHDKYNTHFMISVWPKFYPQTANYKAMDQQGFLYKTSINEGIKDWIGKGYVSTFYDAFNPDARKLFWHQISEKLYSKGVDAWWLDASEPDILSNSSIAHRKALMNLTYLGPAEEYFNAYVLMQNKAIYEGQRAQNPNERVFILTRSAFGGLQRYGAATWSGDIAATFEEMGRQIPAGLNFSLSGLPYWTTDIGGFFVENKYDRPDPKGEALEEWRELETRWYQYGAFMPLFRSHGQYPYREVFNIAPEDHKAYQSIVYYNKLRYRLMPYIYSLAGQVYHHDYTIMRPLIMDFGTDKNVLNIGDQYMFGPSLLVNPVHTAKAVSRPVYLPAGTNWYNLYDGAYVQGGQQIQAAAPYERMPLFVKAGAILPFGPEIEYTGQKAADTITLYVYGGQDGQFELYEDENTNYNYEKGKFAKIPITYTEATKTLTIGKQQGDFAGMLQNRTFHVVYVSQNKPQPLAFDAKPDQVIKYSGKAKAVKLK, from the coding sequence ATGAAATCAAAAAGTACCCTCGGTCTGCTGCTGCTCCTGGCGTTTTCCGCTTTTGGCGGTCCTATCAAAGGCTTTAAAAAAGTAGCCGATGGTGTAGTGGTGGAACTGGAAAAAGCCGATGCCGCCTCGCCCCAGTTTGTAAAGCTGCAGGTGGTCTCCGATCGTATCGTGCACGTGACAGCCTCGCCCGCACAGCTGCCCACTGAAAGCAAAAGCCTGATGGTGGTGCACACCGGCAAAGCCACCACAGACTGGCAGCTGACCGAAGACAAACAAGGCCTGCTGCTTACCACAAAGCAACTGCAGGCAAGAGTAGCGGCCGCCACTGGCGAGGTAACATTTCTCGATGCCCAGGGCAAGGTGCTGCTGCAGGAAGCCACCCAAACCGACAAAGCCTTTACGCCGGTAACGCTTGATAAAGATCAAAGCTATCGCTTGGAGCGCTCCTTTAAAGCGGCCGACGGGGAAGCGTACTACGGTTTGGGCCAGCACCAGGCCGGCCTGATGAACTACCGCGGCTGGCAGGTGGACCTGACGCAGTATAACTCGGTAGCGGTGGTGCCTTTTATGGTTTCCAGCCGGAACTATGGCATTCTCTGGGATAATAATTCGATCACCAAATTCGGGGATGTGCGCCCCTATCAGCCGCTCTCCACGTTCAAGCTTTACACCAAAGACAACAAACCCGGTGGCCTGACGGCAACGTACACTTCCGATCCCAAATCCGGGAAGGCGCCCATTGTGCGCCTGGAGAACGATATCAACTATGAGTTTTTAGAAGATCAGAACAAATTTCCGGAAGGCTACAAGCTGGAAGGCGGCCACGTGACCTGGGAAGGGTTTATAGAGCCGGACGCAAGCGGGGAGTTTCATTTTTCGATGCCGGCCTCCGGTTACCTCAAAGTATGGATCGATAGTGAGCTGCTGCTCGACCGCTGGCGCGAAGCCTGGAACCCGGGGCTATCAGTGTTTACGCAGGAGCTGACCAAAGGCCGCCGGCACCCTTTCCGGATCGAATGGAACCCCGATGGCGGCCAGTCCTACATTGCCCTGCGCTACCTGACGCCGCAAACCCCGGAAGAGAGAAGCAGGGTGGCCTTTGCCTCCGAAGCAGGCGATGCCATTGATTATTACTTTGTGCAGGGCCGCAACCTGGACGATGTGATCAGCGGCTACCGCACCCTGACAGGCGCTGCGCAGGTGATGCCCAAATGGGTGATGGGTTTCTGGCAGAGCCGCGAGCGCTACAAAACGCAGCAGGAGCTGCTGGATGTGGTGCAGGAATACCGCCGGCGCCACATCCCGCTCGACAACATTGTGCTGGACTGGTCTTACTGGAAAGAGGACCAGTGGGGCAGCCACGAATTTGATGCAAGCCGCTTCCCTGACCCGGACGGCATGATCCGGCAGCTGCACGACAAGTATAATACCCATTTCATGATCTCGGTGTGGCCCAAGTTTTACCCGCAGACTGCGAACTACAAAGCCATGGACCAGCAGGGCTTCCTCTACAAGACAAGCATCAACGAAGGGATAAAAGACTGGATCGGCAAGGGCTATGTTTCCACGTTTTATGATGCCTTTAACCCCGACGCCCGCAAGCTATTCTGGCATCAGATCAGCGAAAAACTGTACAGCAAAGGGGTGGATGCCTGGTGGCTGGATGCGTCCGAACCCGATATTTTGTCTAACTCCTCCATTGCACACCGCAAAGCCCTCATGAACCTAACCTACCTGGGGCCGGCAGAGGAGTACTTTAACGCTTATGTGCTGATGCAGAACAAGGCCATTTACGAAGGGCAGCGGGCCCAGAACCCCAACGAGCGGGTGTTTATACTTACCCGCTCGGCTTTTGGCGGCTTGCAGCGCTACGGCGCCGCTACCTGGAGCGGCGATATTGCGGCGACCTTCGAAGAAATGGGGCGCCAAATCCCAGCTGGGCTCAACTTCTCACTTTCCGGCCTGCCTTACTGGACGACCGATATCGGCGGCTTCTTTGTGGAAAACAAGTATGACCGGCCCGATCCGAAAGGCGAGGCGCTGGAAGAATGGCGGGAGCTGGAAACGCGCTGGTACCAGTATGGCGCCTTTATGCCGCTGTTCCGCTCGCATGGCCAGTACCCGTACCGCGAGGTGTTCAATATTGCTCCGGAAGATCATAAAGCCTACCAGTCGATTGTATACTATAACAAGCTGCGTTACCGGCTGATGCCTTACATTTACTCTCTGGCAGGGCAGGTATACCACCACGACTATACCATCATGCGGCCGCTGATCATGGATTTTGGCACCGATAAGAACGTGCTGAACATCGGTGATCAGTATATGTTCGGGCCTAGCCTGCTGGTAAACCCGGTGCATACGGCCAAAGCTGTTTCGCGGCCCGTTTACCTGCCAGCCGGTACCAACTGGTATAACCTCTACGACGGCGCTTATGTGCAAGGCGGCCAGCAGATCCAGGCCGCAGCGCCTTACGAGCGCATGCCGCTCTTTGTAAAAGCAGGGGCCATCCTTCCGTTCGGGCCCGAAATAGAATATACCGGCCAGAAGGCAGCCGATACGATCACACTGTATGTATACGGCGGCCAGGACGGCCAATTTGAACTCTACGAAGACGAGAATACCAACTATAACTATGAGAAAGGCAAGTTTGCTAAAATCCCGATCACCTATACCGAGGCTACCAAAACACTGACCATTGGCAAACAGCAGGGGGACTTTGCCGGTATGCTCCAAAACAGGACCTTTCATGTGGTGTATGTGAGCCAGAACAAGCCGCAGCCGCTCGCCTTCGATGCCAAGCCAGACCAGGTGATCAAGTATAGCGGGAAAGCGAAAGCTGTAAAACTGAAGTAA
- the galB gene encoding beta-galactosidase GalB, producing MMRTKQYIYTLLLATLVSLCGCKTTPMQESVPAETRERTGFDKGWLFHLGDVDNAEQPAFEAAGWRALNLPHDWSVEGSFSQHNPAGTGGGALPGGIGWYRKSFQVEEADKGKLFFIDFDGVYTNSEVWVNGHYLGKRPYGYSSFRYELTPYLMYGGQANTIAVKVDNAQQPNSRWYSGSGIYRNVWLVKTNPVYVDHWGTFVTTPQVSGQSARIAINTTIRNQSNQKSSYTLQTLVYDAAGNEVATATTENLPLADSTTRVDQQLTVTNPTLWSVEQPYLYKVVSLVKQQGKVIDRYETPLGIRYFEFDAAKGFSLNGKPMKILGVCNHHDLGALGAAVNTRALERHLEILRGMGVNGIRTSHNPPAPELLDLCDRMGFIVMDEAFDMWKKEKNKYDYSHSWDEWHKRDLQDMVLRDRNHPSVFIWSIGNEIPEQWDSIAGPQITKELAALVKELDQTRPITSALNDPQPKNNIYTSGALDLVGFNYHHELYKDFPKNFPGQKFIATETTSALATRGTYSMPSDSIRRWPMRWDIPFSGGNPDMTISAYDNVSTPWGSTHEETWKVIKKYDFLSGMFIWTGFDYLGEPTPYGWPARSSYFGVVDLAGFPKDTYYMYKSEWTNEPVLHVFPHWNWQPSKTVDVWAYYNNADEVELFLNGKSMGIRQKKGDDLHVMWRLKFAPGTLRAVSRKDGKEVLTQEVRTAGAPARIILEADRSSIKADGKDLSFVTVRIVDKDGVEVPDANNLVHFTLEGPASIAGVDNGLETSMEPFKANQRKAFHGKCLAIVQAQEAAGEVKLTATSEGLESATILISLNHEAK from the coding sequence ATGATGCGTACAAAGCAGTATATCTATACTTTACTCCTGGCCACCTTGGTAAGCCTGTGTGGCTGCAAAACAACGCCTATGCAAGAATCCGTGCCAGCAGAAACCCGGGAAAGAACAGGCTTTGATAAAGGCTGGTTGTTTCATTTGGGCGATGTGGATAACGCCGAGCAGCCCGCGTTTGAGGCGGCCGGCTGGCGTGCGCTGAACCTGCCCCACGACTGGAGCGTGGAAGGCTCCTTCAGCCAGCACAACCCGGCCGGAACGGGCGGCGGCGCGCTGCCCGGCGGCATTGGGTGGTACCGCAAATCGTTTCAGGTAGAGGAGGCCGACAAAGGCAAGCTCTTTTTCATTGATTTTGATGGCGTATACACCAACAGCGAGGTCTGGGTGAACGGCCACTACCTGGGCAAGCGCCCTTACGGCTACAGTTCCTTCCGCTACGAGCTCACGCCATATTTAATGTATGGCGGCCAGGCCAATACCATTGCCGTGAAGGTGGATAATGCCCAGCAGCCCAACTCCCGCTGGTATTCCGGCTCGGGCATTTACCGCAATGTATGGCTGGTGAAAACTAACCCCGTTTACGTCGACCACTGGGGCACGTTTGTCACTACGCCGCAGGTAAGCGGGCAGTCCGCTCGCATCGCCATCAACACTACTATCCGCAATCAAAGCAATCAGAAAAGCAGCTATACGTTGCAGACACTGGTGTATGATGCCGCCGGAAACGAAGTAGCCACCGCAACAACCGAAAACCTGCCACTGGCCGACAGCACCACCCGCGTAGACCAGCAACTTACAGTGACGAACCCGACGCTATGGTCGGTGGAGCAGCCATACTTGTACAAAGTGGTGTCGCTGGTAAAGCAGCAGGGCAAGGTGATCGACAGGTATGAAACACCGTTGGGCATTCGCTATTTTGAGTTTGATGCGGCAAAAGGCTTCTCGCTGAACGGCAAGCCGATGAAGATTCTGGGCGTGTGCAACCACCACGACCTGGGTGCCCTGGGAGCTGCCGTAAACACACGGGCCTTGGAGCGGCATCTCGAAATTTTACGCGGCATGGGCGTGAACGGCATCCGCACCTCGCATAACCCGCCCGCGCCCGAGCTGCTCGACCTTTGCGACAGGATGGGCTTTATTGTGATGGACGAGGCCTTCGACATGTGGAAGAAGGAAAAGAACAAGTATGATTACAGCCACTCCTGGGACGAATGGCACAAACGGGACCTGCAGGATATGGTGCTGCGCGACCGAAACCACCCGAGTGTATTTATCTGGAGCATCGGCAACGAGATTCCGGAGCAGTGGGACAGCATCGCCGGGCCGCAGATCACCAAAGAACTGGCCGCTCTCGTAAAAGAACTGGACCAGACACGCCCCATCACCTCGGCGCTGAATGATCCACAGCCCAAAAACAACATCTATACTTCCGGCGCTTTAGACCTGGTGGGTTTCAACTACCATCACGAGCTCTACAAGGATTTCCCAAAGAACTTTCCGGGGCAGAAGTTTATCGCCACCGAAACCACCTCGGCGCTGGCCACGCGCGGCACCTACAGCATGCCATCCGACAGCATCCGCCGCTGGCCGATGCGCTGGGACATCCCCTTCAGCGGTGGCAACCCGGATATGACCATTTCAGCCTACGACAATGTGAGCACGCCCTGGGGCTCCACGCACGAGGAGACCTGGAAAGTGATTAAAAAGTATGATTTCCTGTCGGGCATGTTCATCTGGACCGGCTTTGATTACCTGGGCGAACCCACGCCTTACGGTTGGCCGGCGCGCAGTTCTTATTTTGGCGTGGTAGACCTTGCCGGTTTCCCGAAAGACACTTACTACATGTATAAAAGCGAGTGGACAAACGAGCCGGTACTGCACGTATTTCCGCATTGGAACTGGCAGCCAAGCAAAACCGTGGATGTATGGGCCTACTATAACAATGCCGACGAGGTGGAGCTGTTCCTGAATGGCAAGTCCATGGGTATCCGGCAGAAAAAGGGCGATGACCTGCACGTGATGTGGCGCCTCAAATTTGCTCCCGGAACGTTGCGGGCCGTATCGCGGAAAGATGGAAAAGAGGTGCTGACGCAGGAGGTCAGAACGGCGGGTGCGCCAGCCAGGATTATACTCGAGGCAGACCGCAGCAGCATCAAAGCCGATGGCAAAGACCTCTCGTTTGTGACGGTTCGCATCGTGGACAAGGATGGCGTGGAAGTACCTGATGCCAACAACCTGGTGCACTTTACCCTGGAGGGCCCAGCAAGTATAGCCGGAGTGGACAATGGCCTGGAAACAAGTATGGAGCCGTTTAAAGCTAACCAACGCAAGGCGTTCCATGGCAAATGCCTGGCCATCGTGCAGGCGCAGGAAGCGGCAGGGGAGGTAAAGCTGACCGCCACCTCCGAAGGCCTGGAATCCGCAACCATCCTTATCAGCCTAAACCATGAAGCAAAATAA